One window of Bacteroidales bacterium genomic DNA carries:
- a CDS encoding class I mannose-6-phosphate isomerase, protein MNTLYPLKFNPLFKDKIWGGKKVKTLLGLDYAPLPNCGEVWALSGYQGNESIVSNGFLKGNDLRELIEIYMEDLLGDKVFETYGDEFPLLIKILDSNDWLSIQVHPDDELAAKRHDGFGKTEMWYVMQADEDAELISGFRSSITKEVYLEKFNSGKLTSLLNYEKASAGDVFFMPSGRVHALGPGLLIAEIQQSSDITYRIYDFDRLDDKGNARELHTELALDALDFSFHPDIKTDYIPAPEKTVSLVKCPYFETGLMHFGTTLVKNYSDLDSFVILFCTEGKCQVQYNGGVESLKAGEVVLIPASMEGNIALVPSKETRILEIYIP, encoded by the coding sequence GGAGGGAAAAAGGTGAAAACCCTCCTTGGTCTGGATTATGCCCCTCTCCCTAATTGTGGGGAAGTTTGGGCTCTTTCGGGATACCAGGGGAATGAGAGTATAGTGAGTAATGGTTTCCTCAAAGGCAATGACCTGAGGGAACTGATCGAGATTTATATGGAAGACCTCCTGGGGGATAAAGTATTCGAGACTTATGGAGATGAATTCCCCCTGCTGATCAAAATCCTTGACTCTAACGACTGGCTTTCAATCCAGGTGCATCCTGATGATGAACTGGCAGCAAAAAGACATGATGGGTTCGGGAAAACCGAGATGTGGTATGTAATGCAGGCGGATGAAGATGCTGAATTGATCAGTGGGTTCAGAAGTTCCATAACAAAAGAAGTGTACCTTGAGAAGTTTAATTCAGGTAAACTAACCAGCTTGCTGAATTATGAGAAAGCATCAGCCGGAGATGTATTCTTTATGCCCTCTGGCCGGGTACATGCACTGGGTCCCGGGCTGTTGATTGCAGAAATCCAGCAATCAAGCGATATCACATATCGTATCTACGATTTTGACCGGCTGGATGATAAAGGAAACGCAAGGGAACTCCATACTGAGTTGGCCCTCGATGCCCTGGACTTTAGTTTTCACCCTGACATCAAAACCGATTATATACCTGCACCTGAAAAAACTGTATCACTTGTGAAGTGCCCTTACTTTGAAACCGGGCTCATGCACTTTGGCACAACCCTTGTTAAAAACTACAGCGATCTCGATTCTTTTGTTATTCTTTTCTGCACTGAGGGGAAATGCCAGGTGCAGTATAATGGGGGAGTTGAAAGCCTGAAAGCAGGGGAAGTTGTTCTCATCCCTGCATCAATGGAAGGCAATATTGCACTCGTCCCCTCAAAAGAGACCAGGATTCTTGAAATTTATATTCCCTAG
- a CDS encoding TlpA family protein disulfide reductase, with translation MKKLFVITLVFFLGFTLIAQEVKTDKVLFKLPSVNVVDMNGKKINTADLGNDGKPFIISFWATWCKPCVKELTTISEVYQDWQEETGVKLIAVSIDDSRSSAQVKTLVNGKNWEFEILLDANSDLKRAMNVNAVPHTFIVNGKGEIVWQHTSFSEGSELELISLIRKLNAGEPIAH, from the coding sequence ATGAAAAAACTGTTTGTCATTACACTGGTATTTTTCCTCGGATTTACATTGATAGCCCAGGAGGTGAAAACCGATAAGGTCTTATTCAAGCTCCCCTCTGTAAACGTTGTTGATATGAATGGAAAGAAGATCAATACAGCGGATCTTGGAAATGATGGGAAGCCTTTTATTATTAGTTTCTGGGCTACCTGGTGTAAACCCTGTGTTAAGGAGCTGACCACAATTTCGGAGGTGTACCAGGATTGGCAGGAAGAAACCGGAGTGAAACTGATTGCTGTTTCTATCGATGATTCCCGTTCCTCAGCACAAGTGAAAACCCTGGTCAATGGGAAAAACTGGGAATTCGAAATACTGCTCGATGCGAATAGCGATCTCAAACGTGCAATGAATGTTAATGCTGTTCCACATACCTTCATCGTAAATGGTAAAGGTGAAATCGTATGGCAGCATACCAGTTTCAGTGAAGGTTCAGAATTGGAACTGATCAGCCTGATCAGGAAGCTGAATGCCGGTGAACCTATTGCTCACTAA